In Miscanthus floridulus cultivar M001 chromosome 5, ASM1932011v1, whole genome shotgun sequence, one genomic interval encodes:
- the LOC136450162 gene encoding probable aldo-keto reductase 1 yields MFPGTKLRSTVPRSVHRRAAAMNSQAPPVPRVKLGTQGFEVSMLGFGCMGLTGAYTSPMDDEAGIAVITHAFRRGVTFFDTADEYGGPFTNEILLGKALKQLPREQVQVATKFGLRRDESGARTVCGRPEYVRACCEASLRRLDIDCIDLYYQHRIDTTVPIEETIGELKKLVEEGKVKYIGLSEASPDTIRRAHAVHPITAVQMEWSLWSRDIEPEIVPLCRELGIGIVPYSPIGRGFFGGRGVKEQVSAESVLHGHPRFAAENLERNKQMYLRMEELANKHHCSPAQLALAWVLHQGDDVVPIPGTTKIKNLDSNIDSLNVKLTDEDLKEMGSQIREEDVAGERQFASFQHATWKYADTPKKQS; encoded by the exons ATGTTTCCTGGAACCAAACTTCGTTCCACCGTTCCTCGTTCAGTTCACCGGCGAGCAGCGGCCATGAATAGCCAAGCCCCTCCGGTTCCGCGCGTCAAGCTCGGCACCCAGGGATTCGAG GTGTCCATGCTAGGGTTCGGGTGCATGGGACTGACGGGCGCGTACACCTCCCCAATGGACGACGAGGCCGGCATTGCCGTGATCACGCACGCTTTCCGCCGCGGGGTCACCTTCTTCGACACCGCCGACGAATACGGCGGGCCCTTCACCAACGAAATCCTCCTCGGCAAG GCGCTGAAGCAGCTGCCGCGGGAGCAGGTGCAGGTGGCAACCAAGTTCGGGCTCCGGCGTGACGAGAGCGGCGCGCGGACCGTGTGCGGGCGGCCGGAGTACGTTCGCGCCTGCTGCGAGGCCAGCCTCCGCCGCCTCGACATCGACTGCATCGACCTCTACTACCAACACCGCATTGACACCACAGTTCCCATCGAGGAGACG ATTGGCGAGCTCAAGAAGTTGGTGGAGGAGGGGAAGGTCAAGTACATCGGATTGTCAGAGGCGAGCCCGGACACCATTAGGCGCGCACATGCTGTGCACCCGATCACCGCGGTGCAGATGGAGTGGTCTCTCTGGTCTCGCGACATTGAGCCCGAAATTGTGCCGCTCTGCAG AGAACTGGGCATTGGAATTGTGCCCTACAGTCCTATTGGCCGTGGGTTTTTCGGTGGGAGAGGAGTGAAAGAACAAGTGTCCGCTGAATCTGTTCTG CATGGGCACCCAAGGTTTGCAGCAGAAAATTTGGAGAGGAACAAGCAAATGTATCTGCGAATGGAAGAACTGGCCAATAAGCACCATTGCAGCCCTGCTCAGCTGGCTTTAGCATGGGTTCTGCATCAAGGAGATGATGTGGTTCCTATACCAG GGACAACCAAAATCAAGAATCTAGATTCCAACATTGACTCCTTGAACGTGAAACTGACAGACGAAGATCTGAAAGAAATGGGCAGCCAGATACGTGAAGAAGATGTGGCTGGTGAAAGACAATTCGCTTCCTTTCAACATGCCACCTGGAAGTATGCTGATACACCAAAGAAGCAGAGCTAA